DNA from Cynocephalus volans isolate mCynVol1 chromosome 2, mCynVol1.pri, whole genome shotgun sequence:
ACGGGgctctgtagagagtttccacaaAGAAGGCCCTAACCAGGGCCTGAGTAATACAGGAAGGTTGCAGGAGACAAGACCAGcaacaaaatcaattttatttctatataataacaaacaaatggaaacagAAATACCATAGCATTGGCGATtcctccaaaaaaatgaaatacttaagtataGAGCTAAGAAAACATGTATAGCATTTGCATTCTGAAAAATACAAGATGCTGATGTAAGACacaaagaagacccaaataatcgGAGAGACATACTGTGTTCGTGGATTGGAATATTCAATCATGATAAAGATGTCCGTTCTCCTTAAATTTATCTACAGACATAAAGTAATTCCTATCAAAGTCCCAGCAAGTTTTTTTGTGGTCATAgaaagcttattctaaaatttatatggaaagaggAAGGACCtagaatagataaaaaaaatttgaaagagagGAATAAATTAGGGGAACTATTCTTCCCAAAGTTAAGCCTTGCTATATAGCTACATTATCAAGACATTACCTTATGGTACTGTGgagggacagacacacagattaatggaacaaaatagaaaagcaagaaaaggacCCACACAAATAGGCACAACTGATCTTTCAAAAATGTGTGAAAGCAATTAGACGGAGAAAAGAtatcctttcaacaaatggtgccggACAATTGATAttcaaggcaaaaataaaaattaaaaaaaggactTTTGACCTAAACCTTGCCttatagaaaaatcaactcaaaatggattgtagacttaaatgtaaaattgtgaaagtatgaaacttttagaaaaagcacaggagaaaatcttcagtACCTAGGCCTAAGAGAAAatttcttagacttgacaccaaaagcacagtccATAATAGGAAAAGTCAATAAatcagacttcatcaaaatggaaaactttgctctgtgaaagaaacTGCTAAGGAGATGAAAAGAAAGGCTACAGAGTGAGAGGGAAGAATTGCAAATCACACATCCAACCTCCTATCTAGAACATTATATATAAAGAACCCTCaaaattcaacatacacaaaaaataaaaaattagaaaatgggcaaaagacatgaaaagatatttcactAGAGAGGGTATACAGAGGGCAAATGAACACatgaaaatgttcaacatcattagccattagagaaatgcaaactaaaaccacaatgagatattagtCCACACTTATCAGATggccaagataaaaaaaaaaaaaatagtgataacaccAAAGAGATGGGAAGGATATGAAGAAACTGGAtcattcatacattgctggtgggaacgtaaagccattctggaaaatagtttggcagtctcttataaaactaaaaaaaatggacttcccatatgacctagcaattgcACTCCTGAGTACatctcagaaaaatgaaaactaatgttCATGAAGAAACCTGTATGCAAatgcttatagcagctttattcataacagccgcACACTGGAAGCTACCCAGATGTCTTTCAATGAGTGAATGGCTAAAGAAACTGTGCtaatccataccatggaatagaCACAGTAAAAAAGAATCAACTACTGAGCATGCAACAACTTAGATGAACTTCaaaggaattatgctgagtgaaaaaagttacatactgtatgattctattatataacattcttgaaatgacaaaattatagaaatggagaacagattagtgctTGCCAGGAGTTAGGGATGGGAGGGGTGAGGGGACGGGGATGGCTACAGGGTAGAAATTAATATATTGATTGGCAGTGGTTATACAAAGTGACCCATGTGATAGAATTGCTACAGAGCACACAAGTGAGTGCCAGTATAACTGGAGAAGTCTGAATAAGCTTGTGGATTGTAATAATATCAATTTCCTGGTATTGATACTGTAGTGTAATTATGCAAGATACTAACATTGGGGGAGGCTGACAGAAAGGTGTACGGAAACTTCCTATACATTACTTTCCAACCTCatgtaaatttataattatttccaaacaaaaattttaaaattttagttgcaGATGTTTTAGCATGTTCTCCTAAAATCCATATTATTATGATCACatgtaagaaaattaatatagTCCTATTATACCTAATATCCACTCCATAGTCAAATTTCCACAATGGTCCTCAAAATGACTTTTCTTTATAGTtactgttattgttttgttttcaaacaaGATCTAAACCAGTTTATACATTCTAGTTATGTGTTACATCTCTttaggctctctctctctctctctctctctttttggcgggaggaggctggctggtacagggatccgaatcctggaccttggtgctatttttagttctcttttaACCTACAAGTCCCCCCACCTTTCCTTTTAGGATACTCACTTTTCAGACAGTCCAAGCCAGTTTTCTTCTCCAATATCTCACAGTCCAGGTTTGTAAATCGTTTTCCCATGGCCCCTGTATTTCCTGAAAGCTGAGAATGAGGCTGGAGGCTTGACTCACTTCAGGTGAAATGTTTCTAGAGCCACAGGTATGAAGTACTTCCTGTCACTCCCCTCAGGAGGCACTCATATCAGTTTGTCCCCCTATTAGAGAAGCCAGGCTTGACTGCTTCATTAGGGGTGACTGCCAAATCTCTCTGATGGAAGTGTCAGGTTCCCCTTATGACTAGAGTTCGTGGTGTGACACTTGGATACCGATAACTAATCACTCAATGGTTTTAGCACCCATTTATGATATTTGTGTTAATAACTACTACTATTATCACATGGTGGGTTGCAGAAtaatgattttctaattctagTGCTCTTTCTCCATGTGCAAGCTGTCATTCTTCTGcaaaacagatttttcttttgcccCCCATTTTGAACTATcactgtgaatgtgtgtgtgcccACACATGCTAATTCAGTATGTTATACTGTGTTACGTCGTTATTCTTTGACAATTAGTTGGATTGAAGGATCCTTtgcccaaattttaaaaaataataataaaaacaaaattaaatttactgTTTTTGACACATCAGAATGTTCCTGGTTAGAGACCAATCTGAATAGGCTTGCACTGTCCAAAGATAGAAAAACTTATAATAATTGCAATGAATTTAAACACTTATATCTATGAGCTTATAATTATACTAACAAACTAAAGTTGGATGATGCTAGCATACTGACTCATGATTTTGATACTCAGtaaataatgggagaaaatactaaACATTATCCTGCCTTTACTATATGAATAGTTCCTGAGGGTGACTAAGTCATTGGTGAGGGAAAGTTTTCTAGCTAACAGGTGGAGGAGGAATGCTAGAATGAACACACCCCCATTTTACATCCCATAATGAATAGTGGATCTGGACAGTGAGCTTACATCACAAGAATGCAATCTAGAATGAAATGTAAGGGCTTTCTGTGTCCTAATTCTGTGTCCCTGTGTGTTGATTCTACTCTCAAGGAGCCCGTGCATTTCATCCTAAGTCTGGCTGGCAATTTTCATCCCCTGGTCCCCCAGGGTCTTCCTCAGATCCCCCTCCCTGAGGGTCTCAGGGTGTTCCTCAGCTCAGAATGTTTGGGTCTTTGGTCTTCAGTTCATGCTGGCTACTGGTGAAGTGTCCAAGCCTATTTGGGTCTGTGTTTCTTTGCTAAACTTGTAAGCTGAGTCAAGCATTTCTGTGTACGCAGCTCTTATCACCCCACACCCTTGTTCTGTGTTACCATCAGGAGACCTGCTAGTAGCTGAGGGCAGTCTTTATGGTACCAGTTGGTGGGTCCTAACAATCTGTGAACCCCAGCCTCTCCAACATCTCCCCGCTTTGTTACAGGTTCAGAAAGTTCCCCAAAGATTCCCTTCTCTGAATTGTCTTATCGCAAGCTTTCCCTTTCCACACCACTCTTGGTTGCTGGATATAATCACCTTTATATGCCATGCATtgaaagatgtgtgtgtgtgtatttgtgtgtgtgtgtgtgagagagagagagagagacagagacagagacagagatagagagacagagagacagagagagagaatgggccAGTCACTAATGTGACAGACAATGTCTGGGCTAGTTCTCCCTTCTTAGGGAATCATAATGACCCAGCCACCTAATGGGATCCCAAAATGGCATGGTCTTTGGAACTCAAGAATTCACTCAGTCATGCATTCATTTGCTCATGCACTTATTTACTCTGCTGTTTTACTACCTAGTTTTTATCAGGCACATAAATGAGTTGAACAGATCCTGCACAGTGAGAATTTGCAGGAGAAAAGTCTTGCAAGATAAATTTAGAGCTGTGTGGTAGGTGCTAAATATAGTTAGGAAAACACACTGTTTGTACATTGGTGGAAATTAGTAACCACATGAAGAGGTCAGGAAAGTCTTGCCCAAGGAGGGAGATTTGAGATAATCATGGAAACTTGAGTGGGCACGGCCAGCCGGAGGACACCGCAAAGGGACAGGAAGTCCTCCCAGCCAGTAAATGGCTTGAGACAAGATGTAGAAGCAACAAAGAGAATCAGGTGTCTGGGTAATTACAGTTGGCTTAACATGGCAGAAACAGACCGTGAGGAGAGTCTACAAGATTTGGGACCTGGGATAGGGTCTGGGCAAGTTAAGAAAGCTGCATCATGATAAGAAGTCTGAATTTTATCCCCTCAATCCATACTGTTCTGTCGCAAGCCATATGCAGCTATTGACCACTTGGAATGTGGCTGGTCCAAATTGAGAGGAGCCACAAGTGTAAAATATATACTGGATTTTGAAGAACGAGtacaaaaaattagtttaaacGATCTCATAATTACTTCTTATATTAAGTACACATTTAAATAACAACATTTGGGATATATTATGCTAAATAAAGTAAATCATTACAAATTGGCTTGTGTATGTGCCTTATAGTGTAGGGGACAATCAAGGGTTAGAGAGGAGGAGTTCAGGCGAGGCTGGATCTAGAAGCAATGCAGATGAGGTGTGGAGAGTAGAACGGGCTGCAGCAGGGGGTGGACAGGCAGGGGGCCCGATAATGGCCAAGGTGAGAAATGACTCAGACTAGAGGAAAGCATTTGACGAGAGGGAAGGCCAGGCCTGGTGACTGATGAGAATATAATGATACTACTATTTTGTGGAGCAACCATGACAGTTAAGCCCAGGTTAAACACTTTATGTAAATTAATCAGTGCTATTATTATCTTCTTCACATACAACATTGAGAATGTTGACCTAGATTTCAAGTGACCCCTCCAAGGCTGAGCAGAACTAAGCTCACCCTCTGTCTGGCCTGAGGCCTGAGGCCAGGGTCTCAGCCTCCACTGAGCTGGCGGGTAGGGCAGGGGTGTTAGGATGGTGGGAGAGTCCAACCTGACTCCTTGCTTTCTGGATTTCTGGTCATGGCACAGAATCCTGGAATCACGAAGatgaaagcaagagagaggcagaTTTCAAGACGAAGACAGAGTTCTTTGGGGACCACCTAGCTGGCCTTTAAAATAACAGGCCTGGGGGTCATTGCCCGGAGGCAAAAGCCTCCCCCCACAGGAAGAACTCAGTGCATTTGAGGAAGTGGAATCCCAAAGGCTTCCCAGAACATGGCATGAACTGAGACCAttgttttacaaaagagaaactcACAGGCGGTGCGTGAAGGGCAGGTATTGATGTGTGTCTGCCTGTCAGGGGGACCCACTGGGGTCTTTTTAGCCATGGTAAACGAGCATTCTAAGCCAAGTTTGGGGTCACCAGGGAGATGGCTTACCTGGCACCTCTCTGAGTGTGAAGCATGTCTACACACTGTGTGGATACCCGATGTACAGTGTCCCTTTCTGCAGGGCACATTCCGATCCACCACCCAGGAGCACAGGGTGCCATGCTGGGGGTCAGGGCTACGGGAACTCTCCATTCCTCCATCACTCAACAAGCCCAATGTGGCCTCAGTAAGACCACATCCTTCTTGCCTCTAGGTCTCTCCGTGGGTCCAGAGGCTCAGGATCCCTGGGGTCATCAGACAGGAGGAGTTGAGGGGGACCTGGGTTACCCCACCAAGTGTGGCTTGGCTAAATCTGGAGGCAGGAGCTGGAGTGTTTCCTTATAGCAGGAGTGTGCAAACTACAGCCCGAGTGACGTATTCAGCCCACCCCATCTGTTTCTGCAAATAAAGTTGAAGAGGAACACAGCTCTGCCCATTTGCTCATGGGTTGTCTGTGGCTGCTGTCTTGCTACAAGGACAAAACTGAGTAGTTGCAGCAAAGACTGTACAGCCCACAAAgccacaaatatttactatctgaccctttacagaaaatgtttgctggcCCCTGCCACTCTCCTATGCTGAAGAGTAAATGCTGTACTCTCGCCTAGACCAGAGGTTCTCATCCAGGGTGGTGTTGCCACCCTGGGAacatttggcaacatctggagacatttttggttgtcacaactggcaggagggggtgggggttggtATCTAGTGGGTAGGGGCCAGGGGTGCTGCTCAACATTCTACGacgcacaggacagccccacgaCAAAGAATTGCTTGGGCCAGAGTGTCAACAGAGTAGGTGAAGAGCCTGCCCTTTGGCCCCTGTTCTTAGAGGCCTGATAAATGTGTTTTCTAGGCTTGTTAACCCTGTGACTCCTGGACATAATCAGATGACAGTAGAGGGCCCTGTCCCTGTCAACGAtgttccaccccccccccaaggTGCTTTTGTGAGCCCCTTGCCGCCCATGACCCACAAGAATAGGGGCTCCAGTGAGCCCTGTCCACAGTGCTACAGCCAAGCTGACCGTGACAGGCTAGTTTCCTGGGACCTTCACTCTAGGCTGGTCCTCGGATGCGTCCTACCCCTTCACAGAACATCCAGGGTATCTTTGCTACCAGATTGTGCACCAGTCAGAGCAAACTCAGCAAAATAACTTCCCAAGACACAAACAGCTTTAATCCCCCATTCCAGCCTCCAATGGGGCTTACAGCAACACCACCGGACAACACTGCGTGGCTCAGTCTCCTGGGCTCTGCACAGCCCAgtgtctcccctctcctcctcctagCACTGGCCTCTTCCAGTGGGCAGATGTGCTGCTTCTGTCTTAGTTCAAGGTAAGTGTGCCTGAGGTTGCCTGGGACCCTGAAGCAGCAggctccttttcttcctcccgcTCCCTTTCCACCTCCCTCTCTGATTCCTGGGGCCCCACAGCACAGTAGTAAATAGCCTCGTCCTCAGGCTGCAGCTCAGAGATGCTCAGATAGCCCCTGTTCCTGGCCATGTCTTTGGATCCAGAGAAGCGAGGGGGGACCTTGTGGCCCTGGCTCTGGTCTGAGTGTGAGAAGTATCTCAGCAGGAACCTTGGAGAGTGGCCAGGCCTCTGCTGGTACCAGTAGACATTGTGGATGCCAACGTAATGGTCGCTGCTCAGGGTGCAGGTGAGGCGGACTGTAGTTCCCAGGGACGAGGACACGGATGGTGGCTGATGCAGCACGGGCTGAGGGTCACAACCTGGGGACACAGAAGCACATGGACCCCTGTGGCAGGGCAAGGCACTAAAAGGGGCAGGGGCTACGCACTCTGGGGGTTCCCTTACCTGTGCAGTGGGTGAGCAGCGTGAGCAAGACCAGAGTCCAGGACATGGTGCAGAACTGAGAGTTCTGCCTCCCGTGGCCACAGCTCCCAGGGCCCTCATGATCTGGGCTAGCATCCTCTCCCCTGCTCCGAGGGGGTGGGACCATGACACACCCAGTTCCTGGCCACTACCATCCCAAGCTCTCTTGGGTTTGCTGTGTCAGTTAGGGGAATGGCGCAGAGTTAGCCTTTGCGGCTCCAGCCTTGCCCCGTGGAGGCGTTTGGGGAGGAAGCACCTGCTGGAATCTCAGGGGCCAGTGCCCAAGAGGCCAACCTTCGGGCTTCAGTCCCTGAGGAGGAGTAACCTCAACCCCCCCTCAGGGAAGCTGAGCCCCACAGAAATAAGTTTCTGGTCCAAATTTAGATGCCTGGTGAACTGGGAAGAGAGGCACGTcctcggggtgtgtgtgtgcgtgtgtgcgtgtgtgcgtgtgtgcgtgtgtgcgtgtgtgcgtgtgtgcgtgtgtgcgtgtgtgcgtgtgtgcgtgtgtgcgtgtgtgcgtgtgtgcgtgtgtgcgtgtgtgcgtgtgtgcgtgtgtgcgtgtgtgcgtgtgtgcgtgcgtgcgtgcgtgcgtgcgtgcgtgcgtgcgcgcgtgtgcgtgcgcgtgcgcgtgcgtgcgtgcgtgcgtgcgtgcgtgcgagcgtgcgtgcgtgcgtgcgtgtgtgaaAACACCTGCTTCGTTCAGCAGAAAATGCTGGAGTCCCCAGAGGGAATAGGATGCTCTGTCCCCTTCCATGCTCCAGCACTGCCTTCAACCCAGCTCCTTTCCCTCTTAGAAGTAGAGTGATGGGGACTTTGAGAAAGAAGCAGCAGGGGGTCCCAGAGTCATTCCCCTCTCCACTTTGCAGCTCATTAAGCAAGCACACTTCAGCCTTTGAATAGGTAATTAAGGTAATTAAGGTTGGATGAGGTCATAAGGAAGGGCCATGACCAATAcaactagtgtccttataaaaaggggaaatttggactgAGAGACAGACATGCAGAGAGAAGATGGTGTGAGTGACATAGAAGAAGGCAGCATGTACAatccaaggagagaggccttccCTCACAATGGCTCAGagggaaccagccctgccagcaccttggttttggacttctggccgACAGAACTgggaagcaataaatttctgttgtttaagccacccagtctgtggtgttttgttactGCTGCCCgaggaaacaaatacagaagtatcttagtccatttggtttgctataacaaaataccaaaaatagggtgcttataaacaacagaaatttatttctcaaagttctggagtctgggaagtccaagatcaagattcAGCATCTGGTGAATCTTCCTGATTCACAGATGGCTATCTTCTTGCTAtaacctcacatggtggaaggggcaagggacGCCTTTTGagcctccccccccccttttttaaagatgacaggtaaggggatcttaacccttgacttggtgtgatcagcaccacgctctcccaaatgagccacaggccagccctttgaGCCTGTTTTAaaggggcactaatcccattcatgagggccccaccccaagacctaatcacctcccaaacaCTCCACCCCCTAATAACATTACCTTGGGGTTGGGATTTTAACATAGGAATTTGAGggacacacaaacattcaagtcATAGCCAGAAGTAATTCCAAGATGACCCCTAAAGTTCTCTTGTCCCACAAGCTCGCAGGCTGTGACTATAGCTGAAGTGACCCCACATGCACTAGGTGGCATTTGGTGGCTGGGCATGCACCAGGATTCCTTGCCTCATGAACACATGATACGGTAAGCCCACCTCTGTCTCAGATGAGCCCCCTGCATAGTCTCGACCTGTGCCATGTCCAGCCTCTCCCTAGCAGAGAGCAGACCTTGCCCATCCAAGTCAGCTGGGCCAACTCCAGAGTCCTGGCCTTCTTTCTGCTGCCTCTCAGGCCAACAGCTCCACCTGcaggtgaggggtggggagggcatcTTGACCACCCCTTGTCCAGTCATGGCTGCAACCACATCTATGACCTCTTGCTCCTCCCTTGCAGCACAGGCTGGTGGGTGATGGGGAACTAACCAGGGAGTGTTGATTCCTGGGGAATCGAACCATTGATACCATAGATCAAGCATCATGAAACATCTTTGTAAAAGCAGGAGGGACCCACGGCTGATCCCCAAAAGTCTTAGTGTGAAAGAAGCATGGTAGGAAGAGCGGAGAATTCCCTGCATCTGAGGTGAGAGCCTGGGAAGAGACAGGACGAATGTTCTCTTCGAGAAAAATCACGAGGGAGGGAATCAAACGAGGGGCATGATTTGTTTCATCTTCCTTTAACAAAGTGCCGACCGCTGTGCATGGATCAGACAGAGAGAACACAGGAAGTATTTCATAAATTTATCAACATTTGGATGGATCCACTTTTGTAAACAATAGTTTCCTGTCATGAGACTAAATAAAATCAGATTGTTTCTCATCTCAAATCCAATGAGTAATGATTAGCAAAATAGGTaagtgtttcctttttaattttttttcactttgaattTTAAACAATCACCATCATAGCTCTTTGTGTTTGTTGTATGTTCACACTATCGatcaataaaatacattttaggacATTTCTggtggttattattattgttattttacatcGGGCCATATTTACTCATTTACATCTTCCCCCAGACCTGTGTAGGCATTGGAGGGTGTGACTCTTGGCACAGGGTgactttatttgctttttaacatGGCCGTTTTGATAGACATTTTGATggatacaacaagaaaaaatggagaaatcaaTCCGCCAGATATTTGAACCACAGCCCCAAATTCAATCAGGCTTAGCTGTGGGCAAAGAATGTGAAAGTGATTGCACTTTCCCTTCTCTCATCAAACAATACACCAAATCAAGTTAATTTCATTAGGGCATATTAAAGGAGCTCCTAGGGAGTGATTCCCTCACTCCTTTGGGAGGACTGGAGGTCTAGACCCTCCAGAACTGCAGATTAACATTCTCTGTGATGGGCCAGGATTGCATGACACCTGACCAGTTGGAGAGGAATTTGGGGTGGCCAAATTCCTTATTGGCAAGGTGCCAATTTCCCGGTATTTAGATACTATTGGGATTTAAGGatatctctcttcctccctccctctctctctcaagtCATTACTAAGGGTCAGGTCAACACTTCCTGCCTATGGAGGAATGAGAAACCAGGACTCTGAGCTGAGGACTAAACCTTAGAGGGTGGAGACGGAAGGAGTCTGTGGTCACCCTGAGGCCCCAGCTGGCCAGTCTCACTGATCTCGACCTTTGCCAAATGTCAGGACCTGGAATCTGAGGAATGGGTGAGTGAGATCAGCTGACGCAGGTGTTTCTCTAACCTTTGTAAACTAGATTTACAAAGTCAAATGCCTGCAATGACCAGGTAGGGAGGCGAGTTCAATAAAGAATGCTATAGGGGGTTGCATTAACTGGGAGATCCCTGCCCAGTCAGAAAGGGGAGAAGCTGCCCAGTAGAGGTCTAGAGCTCCTAACCAGGGGGGCCTCATTTTTCAATGTTTCAGGAGAAGCTGGGATTTGGGTTTCGAGGAgagctctttttctttctaacaCGTATAAGTCACACTTTGAGAATCTTTGGTTAAGAGCGTGAATATCCATGGTCCCTGTCCCCATGAAAGGTAGAGTCTAGTGGGGAATGTTGTGGGAATCTAGTggggaaataaataattacaactaCATGTTTCAATAAGTGtcatgagaggaaaaaaatatctggGAACCAATTAGGAGGTAGGTGGTCATCAAAGGCCCCCCAAGATGGGAAAAAATAGGGTGATACATGAAGGGTGGGAAGGGTGTATGGACCAGGCAGAGATGTGAGTGTGAGGGAGGGCCCTGTTTCAGGAGAGAGCCCGGTGTGTTTGGAAATAGAAGGCAAATGTGGCTGAGACCTAGACAACC
Protein-coding regions in this window:
- the LOC134370799 gene encoding immunoglobulin iota chain-like; this translates as MSWTLVLLTLLTHCTGCDPQPVLHQPPSVSSSLGTTVRLTCTLSSDHYVGIHNVYWYQQRPGHSPRFLLRYFSHSDQSQGHKVPPRFSGSKDMARNRGYLSISELQPEDEAIYYCAVGPQESEREVEREREEEKEPAASGSQATSGTLTLN